The following proteins come from a genomic window of Rhodoligotrophos sp. CJ14:
- the dnaN gene encoding DNA polymerase III subunit beta: MKVTIERSAFLKALNHVQSVVERRNTIPILSNVLIQARAGEIRLSATDLDVEVIETVPADVAQGGATTVPAHMMHDIVRKLPDGTQLQIEQGADTGRVSIFAGRSRFALQALPAEEFPGLTAGEFSNNFAVQASDLKTMIERTRFAISTEETRYYLNGIYLHAVRAEPADKLRAVATDGHRLAQFELALPLGAAGMPGVIVPRKTVLEVHRLIEDRDASIEISLSQSKIRFGFDGIVLTSKLIDGTFPDYERVIPKHNDKVMDVDTKLFAQAVDRVSTISSEKGRAVKLHIGSGKVVLTVNNPDSGSAEEELVADYDATDIDIGFNARYLLDIAGQLEGDTARFMLADAGSPTVIRDVVDDSALYVLMPMRV, from the coding sequence ATGAAGGTCACCATCGAGCGGTCGGCCTTTCTTAAAGCGCTGAACCACGTCCAGAGCGTCGTGGAAAGGCGAAACACGATACCCATTCTGTCGAATGTGCTGATCCAGGCCCGCGCCGGTGAGATCCGTCTGAGTGCGACCGACCTTGACGTGGAGGTGATCGAGACGGTTCCTGCCGATGTGGCCCAGGGCGGAGCCACAACGGTCCCAGCGCACATGATGCATGACATCGTGCGCAAGCTCCCCGATGGCACCCAGCTTCAGATCGAGCAGGGCGCCGACACGGGTCGCGTCTCGATCTTTGCCGGGCGCTCCCGTTTCGCGCTGCAGGCCTTGCCGGCGGAGGAATTTCCCGGGCTGACGGCCGGCGAGTTCTCCAACAATTTCGCGGTGCAGGCCTCCGATCTCAAAACCATGATCGAGCGCACCCGCTTTGCGATCTCGACCGAGGAGACTCGCTACTATCTGAACGGCATCTATCTGCATGCAGTTCGCGCTGAACCGGCGGACAAGCTGCGGGCGGTTGCAACCGATGGCCATCGCCTGGCCCAGTTCGAACTGGCTTTGCCATTGGGGGCGGCCGGAATGCCGGGTGTGATCGTTCCGCGCAAGACGGTCTTGGAAGTGCACCGTCTGATCGAGGATCGCGATGCCTCTATCGAGATCTCCTTGTCCCAATCGAAGATCCGCTTTGGCTTCGATGGCATCGTGCTGACCTCCAAGCTCATTGACGGGACCTTCCCGGATTACGAGCGCGTGATCCCGAAGCACAACGATAAGGTGATGGACGTCGACACTAAGCTCTTCGCTCAGGCCGTTGATCGCGTCTCCACCATTTCCAGCGAGAAGGGCCGTGCCGTCAAACTGCATATCGGCAGCGGCAAGGTGGTGCTCACCGTCAACAATCCAGACAGCGGCTCGGCCGAAGAGGAGCTCGTCGCCGATTACGACGCCACGGATATCGATATCGGCTTCAATGCGCGCTATCTCCTTGATATCGCCGGGCAACTCGAGGGCGACACAGCGCGGTTCATGCTGGCGGATGCGGGCTCGCCCACGGTCATCCGCGATGTCGTGGACGACTCGGCGCTATACGTCCTGATGCCGATGCGGGTGTGA
- the recF gene encoding DNA replication/repair protein RecF (All proteins in this family for which functions are known are DNA-binding proteins that assist the filamentation of RecA onto DNA for the initiation of recombination or recombinational repair.), with protein sequence MSKNRALALTRLTLTDFRNYARLRLDVGPAPVVLTGPNGAGKTNLLEALSILCPGRGLRSAAYADMVRHQGAGGWAIAAVLDGPQAEIRVGTAWNGSQGEALAGEPDGAADAMGSPVQPVKGASQARQVRIEGTTHRGSGALASIIRMVWITPAMDRLFNGPAGDRRRFLDRLVLGIDPEHASRVNAFDRLMRDRNRLLEEGREGARRDPIWLDGLEAAMAEHAVAIAAARQATVEALQLAASEQHASGQMGTFPWGQFTIEGELEAAIAEMPALHVEERYRTILAESRGLDASAGRCLRGPHRSDLVVKHGPKDVEARLCSTGEQKALLIGIILAHARIVADGFDGYAPIMLLDEVAAHLDEERRRGLFECLLALPVQAWMTGTDASLFSALRGSAQFLRARDGALMELVD encoded by the coding sequence GTGTCAAAAAACCGCGCTCTGGCGCTGACAAGACTAACTCTGACAGATTTCCGCAATTACGCGCGCCTGCGTCTGGACGTGGGCCCGGCACCGGTGGTGCTCACTGGGCCCAATGGTGCCGGCAAGACCAATCTGCTGGAGGCTCTCTCGATATTGTGTCCGGGCCGCGGCCTCCGGTCAGCGGCCTATGCGGATATGGTGCGCCACCAAGGTGCCGGCGGCTGGGCCATTGCGGCCGTGCTCGATGGGCCCCAGGCAGAGATCCGCGTCGGTACAGCCTGGAATGGCAGCCAGGGCGAGGCACTCGCTGGCGAGCCGGACGGCGCTGCCGATGCCATGGGATCGCCTGTGCAACCGGTCAAAGGGGCCTCACAAGCACGCCAAGTGCGCATTGAGGGCACCACCCATCGTGGCTCCGGGGCGCTCGCCTCGATCATTCGCATGGTGTGGATTACCCCGGCAATGGACCGTCTCTTCAATGGTCCGGCGGGTGATCGGCGTCGCTTTCTCGACCGGCTGGTGCTTGGGATCGATCCAGAACATGCCAGCCGAGTGAACGCCTTTGACCGGCTGATGCGCGATCGTAATCGGCTGTTGGAAGAGGGGCGGGAGGGCGCGCGCCGCGATCCGATCTGGCTTGATGGCCTCGAGGCGGCGATGGCCGAGCACGCTGTCGCCATTGCCGCGGCCCGGCAGGCGACTGTGGAGGCGCTCCAGCTGGCGGCCAGCGAGCAGCACGCCAGTGGCCAGATGGGCACATTCCCCTGGGGGCAGTTCACCATTGAAGGCGAGCTCGAAGCGGCGATTGCGGAAATGCCGGCGCTGCATGTGGAAGAGCGCTACCGTACAATTCTCGCCGAATCGCGTGGACTTGATGCGAGCGCAGGCCGCTGCCTTCGGGGTCCTCATCGCAGCGACCTGGTGGTTAAGCACGGTCCAAAGGATGTGGAAGCGCGGCTATGCTCCACCGGCGAACAGAAGGCGTTGCTCATCGGCATCATCCTGGCTCATGCCCGGATCGTTGCCGATGGCTTTGATGGATATGCGCCGATCATGCTGCTCGATGAAGTCGCGGCGCATCTGGACGAGGAGCGGCGGCGGGGCTTGTTCGAATGCCTGCTGGCGCTTCCTGTCCAGGCTTGGATGACCGGGACCGACGCGTCCCTGTTTTCTGCCCTGCGCGGTTCGGCGCAGTTCTTGCGGGCCCGCGATGGCGCGCTCATGGAACTGGTTGATTGA
- the gyrB gene encoding DNA topoisomerase (ATP-hydrolyzing) subunit B gives MNKASDTNGHNAEYGAESIKVLRGLDAVRKRPGMYIGDTDDGSGLHHMVYEVVDNAIDEALAGYCDHVAVTLNPDGSATVSDNGRGIPTAIHAEEGVSAAEVIMTQLHAGGKFDQNSYKVSGGLHGVGVSVVNALSQWLKLTIWRDGYEHAMTFVNGVAEAPLAVVGPSDRTGTQVSFLPSTETFSMVEFDYGTLEHRLRELAFLNSGVRISLTDRRGVEPKFQDMRYDGGLEAFVRYLDRAKQPIFADPVVIKAERDGIQVECALWWNDSYHENTLCFTNNIPQRDGGTHLAGFRAALTRVINNYASSSGLAKREKVALTGDDAREGLTCVLSVKVPDPKFSSQTKDKLVSSEVRPVVEGVVSEHLATWLEEHPAEAKQVVNKIVEAAAAREAARKARELTRRKGALDISNLPGKLADCQERDPAKSELFIVEGDSAGGSAKQGRNRENQAVLPLRGKILNVERARFDKMLSSEQIGTLITALGTGIGRDDFSLEKLRYHKIIIMTDADVDGAHIRTLLLTFFYRQMPELIEKGHLYIAQPPLFKVKRGNSEQYLKDEKALEQYLIEGGIGDAVLILANGDERGGNDLRQIVSEALEIRGILDGLHTRYPRFVVEQAAIAGALNPETLSDPVRALDAANYVARRLGLLSEETEQDWVGKPMPDGGLEFSREIRGVREVRTIDGKLISSADALRLDKKQAHLQEIYGKAARLVRKGEETFIRGPIQLLDAVFSSGRKGISLQRYKGLGEMNPQQLWETTLDANARTLLKVQVRELDEADDLFAKLMGDLVEPRRDFIRDNALQVANLDV, from the coding sequence ATGAACAAGGCCAGCGACACGAACGGTCATAATGCGGAATACGGTGCGGAGTCCATCAAGGTGCTCCGCGGTCTGGACGCCGTACGCAAGCGTCCCGGCATGTATATCGGCGATACCGACGACGGGTCCGGCCTGCATCACATGGTTTACGAGGTCGTCGACAACGCCATCGACGAGGCGCTCGCCGGCTACTGCGACCACGTCGCCGTAACCCTCAATCCCGACGGATCCGCTACGGTCTCCGACAATGGCCGCGGCATCCCAACCGCGATCCATGCGGAAGAGGGGGTCTCTGCCGCCGAAGTCATCATGACCCAGCTCCATGCCGGCGGCAAATTCGATCAGAACTCCTATAAGGTCTCAGGCGGTCTCCATGGCGTGGGCGTGTCGGTGGTGAACGCGCTGTCGCAATGGCTCAAGTTGACCATCTGGCGCGATGGCTATGAGCACGCAATGACCTTCGTCAATGGCGTCGCTGAAGCACCCCTCGCAGTTGTGGGGCCATCCGATCGCACCGGCACGCAGGTCTCCTTCCTGCCGAGCACCGAGACCTTCAGCATGGTCGAGTTCGACTATGGCACCCTGGAGCATCGCCTGCGCGAGCTCGCCTTTCTGAATTCCGGCGTTCGCATCAGCCTCACCGACCGTCGCGGCGTCGAGCCCAAGTTCCAAGACATGCGCTATGACGGCGGCCTCGAAGCCTTCGTGCGCTATCTCGATCGCGCCAAGCAGCCGATCTTCGCCGACCCGGTGGTGATCAAGGCAGAGCGCGACGGCATCCAGGTGGAATGCGCTCTCTGGTGGAATGACAGCTATCACGAGAACACGCTCTGCTTTACCAACAACATTCCTCAACGTGATGGCGGCACCCATCTTGCAGGCTTTCGCGCGGCGCTAACCCGCGTCATCAACAACTACGCCTCGTCATCCGGTCTCGCCAAGCGTGAGAAGGTGGCACTTACCGGGGATGATGCGCGCGAAGGCTTGACCTGCGTCCTGTCGGTCAAAGTGCCCGACCCGAAATTCTCCTCACAGACCAAGGATAAGCTGGTCTCCTCGGAGGTGCGGCCGGTGGTCGAAGGCGTCGTCAGCGAGCATCTTGCCACCTGGTTAGAAGAGCACCCGGCCGAAGCCAAGCAGGTCGTAAACAAGATCGTGGAAGCGGCCGCAGCGCGTGAGGCGGCGCGCAAGGCCCGCGAACTCACCCGCCGCAAGGGCGCGCTCGATATCTCCAACCTGCCGGGCAAGCTCGCGGATTGTCAGGAACGCGATCCCGCCAAATCCGAGCTCTTCATCGTCGAGGGTGACTCCGCCGGTGGCTCGGCCAAACAGGGACGCAATCGCGAGAACCAGGCTGTGCTGCCTTTGCGCGGCAAGATCCTGAATGTGGAGCGTGCCCGCTTCGACAAGATGCTGTCGTCCGAGCAGATCGGCACGCTGATCACGGCCCTGGGCACCGGCATTGGCCGCGATGACTTCTCCCTGGAGAAGCTGCGTTACCACAAGATCATCATCATGACCGACGCCGATGTGGACGGCGCTCATATCCGCACGCTCCTGCTCACCTTCTTCTATCGCCAGATGCCGGAGCTGATCGAGAAGGGCCACCTCTACATCGCGCAGCCGCCGCTGTTCAAAGTGAAGCGCGGCAATTCGGAGCAATATCTCAAGGATGAGAAAGCGCTTGAGCAATATCTGATCGAAGGTGGCATCGGCGATGCGGTGCTGATCCTTGCCAATGGCGACGAGCGCGGAGGCAATGATCTTCGCCAGATCGTGTCTGAGGCCCTGGAGATCCGCGGGATTCTCGATGGCCTGCATACCCGTTATCCCCGCTTCGTTGTGGAGCAGGCGGCCATTGCCGGAGCGCTCAACCCGGAGACCCTGTCGGATCCCGTTCGCGCGCTCGATGCCGCCAATTACGTGGCGCGGCGCCTAGGCCTGCTGTCTGAGGAGACGGAACAGGATTGGGTAGGTAAGCCGATGCCGGATGGTGGGCTTGAATTCTCGCGCGAGATCCGCGGCGTCCGCGAGGTGAGGACCATAGATGGCAAGCTGATCTCATCGGCCGATGCATTGCGGCTGGACAAGAAGCAGGCGCATCTCCAGGAGATCTATGGCAAGGCGGCCCGCCTGGTCCGCAAGGGCGAAGAGACCTTCATTCGCGGTCCGATCCAATTGCTCGATGCGGTTTTTTCCTCTGGCCGCAAAGGCATCTCGCTCCAGCGCTATAAGGGCCTCGGCGAAATGAACCCGCAGCAGCTCTGGGAGACGACCCTCGATGCTAATGCCCGCACCCTGCTCAAGGTGCAGGTCCGCGAGTTGGATGAGGCTGACGATCTCTTCGCCAAGCTGATGGGGGATCTGGTCGAGCCACGCCGCGATTTCATCCGCGATAACGCTTTGCAGGTCGCAAATCTCGACGTGTGA
- a CDS encoding YbaK/EbsC family protein → MSIESVRAFLAQHAPDIEIIELDVSTATVALAAAGHGVEPGQIAKTLSLRAGDQTFLLVTRGDARLDNRKAKAAFGGKVSMLGPEEVEAITGHPVGGVCPFGLKAPLQVYCDVSLKLFDEVVPAAGSTHSALRIAPDRLASLVDATWVDVCQERR, encoded by the coding sequence ATGAGCATAGAGTCTGTGCGCGCCTTTCTCGCGCAGCATGCGCCCGACATCGAGATCATCGAACTTGACGTGAGCACGGCGACCGTCGCTCTCGCAGCGGCCGGCCACGGGGTCGAGCCCGGGCAGATCGCCAAGACGCTCTCGCTGCGTGCGGGCGATCAGACATTCCTTCTGGTCACGCGCGGCGATGCTCGCCTCGACAATCGCAAGGCCAAGGCCGCTTTCGGCGGCAAGGTGAGCATGCTCGGCCCCGAGGAGGTCGAAGCCATCACGGGGCATCCGGTCGGCGGTGTCTGCCCGTTCGGGCTCAAGGCGCCGCTGCAGGTCTATTGCGATGTCTCGCTGAAGCTCTTCGATGAGGTGGTGCCGGCTGCAGGCTCCACCCATAGTGCCCTGCGCATCGCACCAGACCGGCTGGCCAGTCTGGTCGATGCGACATGGGTGGATGTGTGCCAGGAGCGGCGCTGA
- a CDS encoding SRPBCC family protein yields MTELAKSVELKAAADRVWAVIGQFGDIAQWHPVIDAGRVEEVDGKRRRLLAVTGGGTLIEQLDAVDDGAMSYSYSLIDGPLPVEDYHSTIAVMPVDESHCRVTWTGRFRPKPGTTESQAIQVIESIYTTGFDALRKQFEH; encoded by the coding sequence ATGACAGAGCTTGCAAAATCCGTAGAACTCAAAGCCGCTGCCGACCGCGTCTGGGCCGTTATCGGCCAGTTTGGCGATATCGCGCAATGGCATCCAGTGATCGATGCCGGTCGGGTCGAGGAGGTCGATGGCAAGCGGCGACGACTTCTGGCGGTGACAGGTGGGGGTACCTTGATCGAGCAGCTGGACGCCGTGGATGATGGGGCCATGTCCTATAGTTACAGCCTGATCGATGGTCCGTTACCGGTCGAAGATTATCATTCCACGATCGCGGTCATGCCTGTGGACGAGAGCCATTGCAGGGTGACCTGGACAGGGCGCTTTCGCCCGAAGCCCGGCACCACCGAAAGCCAGGCGATCCAGGTGATCGAGAGCATATACACGACCGGCTTCGATGCCCTGCGGAAGCAGTTCGAACACTAG
- the dapB gene encoding 4-hydroxy-tetrahydrodipicolinate reductase — translation MTAMRIAIAGAGGRMGRTLTRLVHEMDGCEVAGGLEAPGSSLIGADMGQLAGIGEIGVTIQDDPLPLFTRIDGIIDFTTPAASLPLADLAAQARIVDVIGTTGFSPEDDKRIAAAARHATIVKSGNMSLGVNLLAAMIRKVAAALDESFDIEVVEMHHRNKVDAPSGTALLLGQAAAEGRKVGLSEASVRVRDGHTGPRQRGTIGFATLRGGSVIGDHTVIFAGDGERVELGHRAEGRDVFGRGAVKAALWARGRKPGLYSMADVLGLTD, via the coding sequence ATGACGGCGATGAGAATTGCCATTGCAGGTGCCGGCGGTCGAATGGGTCGCACGCTGACGCGGCTCGTTCATGAAATGGACGGATGCGAAGTTGCGGGAGGCCTCGAAGCGCCTGGATCCTCTCTGATCGGCGCCGATATGGGGCAGCTTGCAGGCATCGGCGAGATTGGCGTTACGATCCAGGATGATCCCCTGCCGCTCTTTACCCGGATCGATGGCATCATTGATTTCACCACCCCGGCGGCATCACTGCCTCTGGCTGATCTTGCGGCCCAGGCCCGCATCGTTGATGTGATCGGCACCACCGGCTTCAGCCCCGAGGACGATAAGAGAATTGCAGCCGCGGCGCGCCATGCGACAATCGTCAAGTCCGGCAATATGAGCCTCGGCGTCAACCTGCTGGCGGCAATGATCCGCAAGGTGGCGGCAGCCCTCGACGAGAGTTTTGATATCGAGGTCGTCGAAATGCACCATCGCAACAAGGTCGATGCTCCCTCAGGCACCGCCCTGCTGCTCGGCCAGGCCGCCGCTGAGGGGCGCAAGGTGGGGCTGAGCGAAGCCTCCGTTCGGGTGCGTGATGGGCACACGGGCCCGCGCCAGCGCGGCACCATTGGCTTTGCCACATTGCGCGGCGGCAGCGTCATTGGCGATCACACCGTCATCTTTGCTGGCGATGGTGAGCGGGTCGAGCTCGGGCATCGGGCGGAGGGGCGCGACGTTTTCGGTCGCGGTGCGGTCAAGGCCGCCCTATGGGCTCGTGGCCGGAAGCCGGGATTATATTCGATGGCCGATGTTCTCGGCCTGACCGATTGA
- a CDS encoding 2,3-bisphosphoglycerate-dependent phosphoglycerate mutase, translating into MMDSLLVLVRHGQSEWNLKNLFTGWANPDLTELGREEANQAGERLKALGLSFDTAFTSALIRAQHTLSRILKVLGQEDLPVTRDQALNERDYGELTGLNKDEARARWGKEQVFLWRRSYDVQPPGGESLADTAARVVPYFEANIVPQLKQGKRVLIVAHGNSLRALIMHLENLPGEEIAKRELATGAPIIYRLDQDMKVTSREEPKG; encoded by the coding sequence TTGATGGACAGTCTGCTGGTACTCGTTCGGCACGGCCAGAGTGAGTGGAACCTCAAGAACCTGTTTACGGGTTGGGCCAATCCCGATCTCACTGAGCTTGGGCGGGAAGAGGCGAACCAGGCAGGCGAACGTCTGAAGGCGCTCGGCCTTTCCTTCGATACGGCCTTCACCAGTGCGCTGATCCGCGCCCAGCATACGCTCTCGCGCATTTTGAAGGTGCTGGGCCAGGAGGATCTGCCCGTCACCCGCGATCAGGCCCTGAACGAGCGCGATTATGGGGAGCTCACCGGCCTCAACAAGGATGAGGCGCGCGCGCGCTGGGGCAAGGAGCAGGTGTTTCTCTGGCGCAGATCGTATGACGTGCAGCCTCCGGGCGGTGAGAGCCTCGCGGATACGGCAGCGCGTGTCGTGCCCTATTTCGAGGCCAACATCGTGCCACAGCTGAAGCAGGGCAAGCGGGTCCTGATCGTCGCCCATGGCAATTCCCTGCGCGCCCTCATCATGCATCTCGAGAACCTGCCGGGCGAGGAGATTGCCAAGCGCGAGCTCGCCACCGGCGCCCCGATCATCTACCGGCTCGACCAGGATATGAAGGTGACGAGCCGCGAGGAGCCGAAGGGCTGA